One segment of Bacteroides sp. DNA contains the following:
- a CDS encoding glycoside hydrolase family 38 C-terminal domain-containing protein produces the protein MYLKQANFDAERWIQYFAEPFNVFSAWLGRDILDQYPETAWEFIVQNSAHDSIGGCSLDRIHEDMMIRFKHSVEISKGILDRSLKFLLQKLNTSVFNAGENAVFITAVNTTNFTRCEIVKVWIDIPAKYDKGFLRILDGSGNECNVQLVDRQATQPILEQMINRPMYFDMIRYCAYIQTPDIPSFGLKSMLVLPSEKTVEEFESESDFALENEYLKVHINPDGSLNVFDKELLVEYKNQAYLYDEGESGHAWVNKPVAPFTTTLNENAKIHKTINGILYNEYEIIHELLLPADLASRNNDSGVLRRNKVIFVVGLSRGSRHLDIRVIVDNQSESHRLRLMFPSGINASYSYGEGQFDVPARSLERLDTKGWIEQPMMDYPVHHFVDVNDGIKGLAILVDGLKEYEVLNDEFKTIAITLFRTFEYKINPAAPQDYSFEKGSQMLGRNEFRLALFPHRGSWIDGNVYREAFLFNYDLRLVQTGQLNGEQGSSMSFLKIEPESLIFSCLKKAESNSREFVLRIYNPTSEAVSGRIRAHSRLKTVEEVTLEEIIQKEIQLLDNNSFEVLVHPRKIKTYKLTLFILS, from the coding sequence CGTCTTTTCAGCCTGGCTGGGGCGCGATATCCTGGACCAGTATCCTGAGACTGCCTGGGAGTTTATCGTTCAGAATTCCGCCCATGACTCCATCGGAGGATGCTCTCTGGACCGCATTCACGAAGATATGATGATTCGGTTTAAGCATTCAGTTGAGATTTCTAAAGGAATTCTGGACCGTTCATTAAAATTCCTCCTCCAAAAATTGAATACTTCCGTCTTTAATGCCGGGGAAAACGCTGTTTTTATTACTGCTGTCAACACAACTAATTTTACCCGCTGTGAGATTGTTAAGGTGTGGATTGATATTCCTGCTAAATACGATAAAGGGTTCTTAAGAATTTTGGACGGATCAGGAAATGAGTGTAATGTTCAGTTAGTTGATCGGCAGGCCACTCAGCCAATTTTGGAGCAAATGATTAACCGGCCCATGTACTTCGATATGATCAGGTATTGTGCCTACATTCAGACACCTGACATACCTTCTTTTGGGCTCAAAAGTATGCTTGTTTTACCATCAGAAAAAACAGTGGAAGAATTTGAATCAGAATCTGATTTTGCCTTAGAAAATGAATACCTGAAGGTTCATATCAATCCGGATGGAAGCCTGAATGTTTTTGACAAGGAACTTCTGGTGGAATATAAAAATCAAGCATACCTCTATGATGAAGGGGAGTCCGGCCATGCATGGGTTAACAAACCTGTTGCACCGTTCACGACAACGTTGAACGAGAATGCTAAAATACATAAGACGATCAATGGAATACTCTACAATGAATATGAGATTATTCATGAGCTATTGTTGCCTGCAGATCTAGCCTCCAGAAATAACGATTCTGGTGTTTTGCGGAGAAATAAAGTGATTTTTGTTGTTGGCCTTTCCCGGGGAAGCAGGCATTTGGACATCAGGGTAATTGTAGATAATCAATCTGAAAGCCATCGTCTTCGCTTGATGTTCCCTTCGGGGATTAACGCATCATATTCCTATGGAGAGGGGCAGTTTGATGTTCCTGCCCGTTCTTTGGAGCGTTTAGATACAAAAGGCTGGATCGAACAGCCAATGATGGATTATCCCGTGCACCATTTTGTTGATGTTAATGACGGCATTAAAGGGCTTGCCATATTAGTGGATGGCCTTAAAGAATACGAAGTGTTGAACGATGAATTTAAAACCATTGCAATAACCCTTTTCCGAACGTTTGAGTACAAGATTAATCCGGCTGCACCCCAGGATTATTCTTTTGAGAAAGGTTCCCAGATGCTTGGGCGTAATGAGTTTAGGCTCGCCCTTTTCCCGCACCGGGGTAGTTGGATCGATGGCAATGTATACAGGGAGGCTTTTCTCTTCAATTATGATCTGAGGCTGGTTCAAACGGGTCAATTGAATGGAGAACAAGGTTCTTCAATGAGTTTTCTGAAAATTGAACCAGAGTCATTAATCTTCTCATGTCTTAAAAAGGCAGAATCAAATAGCCGGGAATTTGTCCTTAGGATTTACAATCCAACCAGCGAGGCGGTCTCCGGCAGAATAAGAGCGCATTCCCGGCTAAAAACCGTTGAAGAGGTTACCCTCGAAGAAATAATTCAAAAAGAAATTCAATTGCTTGATAATAATTCTTTTGAGGTTCTTGTTCATCCCCGCAAAATCAAAACTTATAAACTGACCTTATTTATTTTATCATGA